The sequence CCGGCCTTTTCCACGCATCGAAGACGCGCCCGTATGTCACGAACAGCGGACCTATCGACACGGAAAGTTCGCGCGCCAGGAGCATGGCGATCGGCTGCCGGCTCGCCGGATCATAGGTCAGTCGGCATGCTTTCCCGGTTCGATCCTCGAGAGTGTCCTCCCAGAGGAGGGAGATTTCGATCAGACCGGGCTTATGTTCGATCGCATATCCGCCGATGCGCCAGCGTCGGTCGGAGCCTGCCGTGAAGGTCTTGGTTTCGTCGCTGGTGACGGAAGTGTTGCCTATGCCGGCCGCGTAGCCCTGCGACGTTCCCTCTCCGCTCACCCTTGCACTGAAGCCGAACGGCGACGAGCGGGGGCTGACGGGGAGTTTCGTGATCAGTTCGACGGCCTGGGCCGTGTCGAACCTGTCGCCGTCCGCGACGAGCGCATCGACAAGCGCGTTGATGGCGAGCCGATCCTCAAGGCTGATGCGAACCATTCGGAAACCCCGCGCCGCGTGGCGAGGCGAAGGATCGCACGGGCATGTGCATTGTCCAAACGAAACGGGGCGCCCGAAGGCGCCCCGTGGGAACTTGCGGATAAGGGCGGCCGATCACTCGGCCGCGCCGGCCTCGGCGTCGTCGCCCTTGCCCTTGGCTTCGAGGTCCTCGCCGGTCGCCTGGTCGACGACCTTCATGGACAGGCGGGTCTTGCCGCGCTCGTCGAAGCCGAGCAGCTTGACCTTCACCTTGTCGCCTTCCTTGACGACGTCGGAGGGCTTGGCCACGCGCTCCTTGGCGAGCTGCGAGACGTGCACGAGGCCGTCCTTGGCGCCGAAGAAGTTCACGAAGGCGCCGAAGTCGACGACCTTGACCACCGTGCCCTCGTAGATCTGGCCGATCTCCGGCTCGGAGGCGATGGACTTGATCCAGTTCAGCGCCGCCTTGATCGACTCGCCGGACGCCGAGGCCACCTTCACGGTGCCGTCGTCCTCGATGTTGATCTTGGCGCCGGTCTTCTCGACGATCTCGCGGATAACCTTGCCGCCCGAGCCGATCACTTCGCGGATCTTGTCGACCGGGATCTGGATCACTTCGATGCGCGGGGCATGCTCGCCGAGCTCGGCGCGGGCGCCGGTCAGCGCCTTGCTCATCTCGCCGAGGATGTGCATGCGGCCTTCCTGGGCCTGGCCCAGCGCGACCTTCATGATCTCCTCGGTGATGCCGGCGATCTTGATGTCCATCTGCAGGGCGGTGACGCCCTTGTCGGTGCCAGCCACCTTGAAGTCCATGTCGCCGAGATGGTCCTCGTCGCCGAGGATGTCGGAGAGCACGGCGAACTTCTCACCCTCGAGGATGAGGCCCATGGCGATGCCCGCCACCGGACGGCGCAGCGGCACGCCGGCATCCATCAGCGCCAGCGAGGTGCCGCAGACGGTCGCCATGGAGGAGGAGCCGTTCGACTCCAGGATCTCCGAGACGGCGCGCAGCGTGTAGGGGAACTCGTGCGCCGGCGGCAGAACCGGGTGCATGGCGCGCCAGGCGAGCTTGCCGTGGCCGATTTCGCGGCGGCCGGGCGAGCCCATGCGGCCGGTCTCGCCGACCGAGAAGGGGGGGAAGTTGTAGTGCAGCAGGAAGCGCTCCTTGTAGGTGCCTTCCAGGCTGTCGATGTACTGCTCGTCCTCGCCGGTGCCGAGGGTGGCGACCACGAGGGCCTGCGTCTCGCCGCGGGTGAACAGCGCCGAGCCGTGGGCGCGCGGCAGCACGCCGACCTGCGACAGGATCGGGCGGACGGTGCGGGTGTCGCGGCCGTCGATGCGCACGCCGTCGTCCAGGATGGTCCAGCGAACGATCTTGGCCTCGAGCTCCTTGAGCACCTCGCCGAGCACCTGCGTGTCCGGCACGGCCTTGCCCTCGGCGGCGAGCGCGGCGTAGTGCGCCTTCGCCTTGGACTTGGCGGCGCCGACCGCCTCGTAGCGGTCCTGCTTGCGGGCGATCTTGTAGGCGGCGCGCAGATCGGCCTCGATCAGGGCGCGCAGCTCGGTCTCGAGCGCGGAGTGATCCGGCGCGGCGAAGTCGCGCGGCTCCTTGGCTGCCTTCTCGGCGAGGCGGATGATCGCGTCGATGACCGGCTGGAAGTGGCGGTGGCCGAACATCACGGCGCCGAGCATCACGTCCTCGGCCAGTTCCTTGGCTTCGGACTCGACCATCAGCACGGCGTCGGCGGTGCCGGCGACCACGAGGTCGAGGGCGGATTCCTTCACCTCGTCGACGGTCGGGTTCAGCACGTACTCATTGTCGATGAAGCCGACGCGGGCGGCACCGACCGGGCCGAGGAACGGCACGCCGGACAGGGTGAGCGCGGCCGAGGCGGCGACCAGCGACACGATGTCGGGATCGTTCTCGAGATCGTGCGACAGCACGGTCACGACGACCTGGGTGTCGTTCTTGTAGCCGTCCGGGAAGAGGGGGCGGATCGGGCGGTCGATGAGGCGGGAGACCAGCGTCTCCTTCTCGGACGGACGGCCCTCGCGCTTGAAGTAGCCGCCGGGGATGCGGCCGGCCGCGTAGGCCTTTTCCTGGTAGTTGACGGTCAGCGGGAAGAAGTCCTGGCCGGGCTTGGGCGCCTTGGCGGAGACGGCGGTGGCGAGCACGGTGGTGTCGCCATAGGAGGCGAAAACGGCGCCGTCGGCCTGGCGCGCCATGCGGCCGGTCTCGAGGACGAGCGTGCGCCCGCCCCAGTCGAGTTCCTCGCGGTGGATGTCGAACATGTCTGTCTCTGGCTTTCCGAAGCGGGGCCATGGGCAAGACGGCGAGAGGTTCGGGCGGTGGCGCCTTCAACGAGGCGGCTTCACGAGACCCGAGTCTCCGGCGATCCTGCCATGGCGCGCCGCTTCACTATCGGTCGCGGCGAGCCCCATGCCCGCCGCATCTTGCGTCTTCAGCGCGACGGGTCATCCGCCCGCGCCGTCTTTCAGCACGCGAGGCCCGCACCGGCACGGCGCGAGCCTCGCATCTCAGATCAGCGGCGGATGCCCAGGCGCTGGATCAGCGACTTGTAGCGGGCTTCCTCGGTCTTCTTGAGGTAGTCGAGAAGACCACGACGGGCCGACACCATCTTGAGCAGGCCGCGGCGGGAATGGTTATCCTTGGCGTGGCCCTTGAAGTGGCCGGTCAGGTTGGCGATGCGCTCGGTGAGGATCGCAACCTGTACTTCCGCCGAGCCGGTGTCGTTCGGCTTGGTGGCGTATTCCTTGATGAGCGCCTGCTTGCGCTCGGCAGTGATCGACATCGGAAACTCCTTTTCCATAAGGGAGGGGATGAAGAAGCGCTTGCGCGCCGCTTCGGGCCATTGACGCGGGCCGAGCCGGGATGTCGTCCAGCACGGTCGATGCGACAATGGGTTCGCGCGGACGAGAGTCCGCAACGCGGGCGCAACATACACGAAAACGCCAGAGTGGCTAGGGGCGTGTATCAGCGCCCGGCGGGCGGGGCCGCCACCCCTCGGCGCGGGGCCCTCAGGGCGCGATTTCCAGCAGGGCAATGCGCTCGCCCTCCAGCGTGAAGGCGTAGCGCAGATCGACCGGGCTGCCGGGAAAGTTGCCCGTGACACGCGCTGTCACGATCAGCCGGTTGCCGTCGCGTCGTACGGCGACGGGTTCGCTGGTGTAGTTGTACCTGGACGACGCCTTTGCCTTCCAGCCGGCAATGGCATCGTGGCCGCGATGAAACTGCCCTTCGTCCTTCACCGCGCCGTCCGGGGTGAAGCAGCGGGCAATGGCGGCGCCGTCCTTGCCGTCGGCGTCGAAATAGGCGGCGATCGCCGCAGGAAGCTCGATGCTCATGGGGGACTCCGTTCGCGGCGCGGCGAGGGCCGCGCGTTTGCTTCGCGCCAGAGTTGGAACTACACATACCAAATGGCAAGTACGCACGAAAAAGTAAGCCTATTACCCGCGAGTGAGCCGGTCGCCCATACGCGGGAGAGCGCCGCCTCCGGCGTCGAGCAGGCCCTGAAGCTGCTGGAGGGCCGGTGGAAGCTGGTGATCCTGTTTCACCTGTTCGGCGGGCGGGTATTGCGCTTTTCGGATCTTGAGAGGGCCATTCCCGCCATTTCGCAGAAGATGCTGGCCCAGCAGCTTCGCCGGATGGAAGCGGACGGCGTCGTGCGCCGGGTCGTTTACCCGCAGGTACCGCCGAAAGTGGAATACGCGCTTACGGACTGGGGGCAGGCGCTGTGCCCGGCGCTCGACGCGCTGCTGAACTGGGCGGCGGCGCGGCCGCAGGCTCAGTTCGATGTCGCGTCCCTGACCCCGGCGGCGCCCGGCGGGAAGGCCGAGACGGCCGGATGATGGCGGGCGGGCGCTGGCGCCCGCCCCGGCCTCACTTCCCCGAATGGAAGATGCGCTTGGGGTGGATCTCGCCGGCCTCGGCCTCGCCGAGCGCCACCAGCCGCCCGCCGGCGGTGATAGCGACCGGGCCTTCGAGGATCGGCGCGTCGCGCCCGCGCAGGATGATCGGCTGGCCATGAGCGAGGCGCGAGGCCTCGGCCGGGCTGACCCGCAGCGAGGGCAGCGTGTCGAGGCCGATCTCCACCGGGCGCAGCGCGTACATGGGCGGAGCGTCGTCCATCGCTTCGGAAACCTCGCGCAGCTTCGCCAGCGGAATCAGCTCCTCCTCGGGGAAGGTGCCGACGCGGGTGCGGCGCAACGCCGAGATATGGCCGCGCGCGCCCAGCGCCCGGCCGAAATCGCGGGCGAGCGAGCGCACATAGGTGCCCTTGCCGCACTCGGCCTCGAACACGGCGTGGTCGGCGTCCGGCTGCTCGACCAGTTCGAGCGAATGGATCACCACGGTGCGGGCGGCGAGTTCCACCTCGATGCCGTCGCGGGCGAGGTCATAGGCGCGCTCGCCGTTGATCTTCAGCGCCGAGAAGCACGGCGGCACCTGCTCGATCTCGCCGCGGAAGGCCGGCAGCAGGTCGAGGATCGCCTCGCGCGTCGGCCGGCTGTCGGAGGTGACGACCGGCTGGCCCTCGCTGTCGTCGGTGTCGGTCTCGACGCCCCAGCGCACGGTGAAGCGGTAGACCTTGCGCCCGTCCATGACGAAGGGAACGGTCTTGGTGGCCTCGCCCAGCGCGATCGGCAGGCAGCCCGAGGCGAGCGGGTCGAGCGTGCCGGCATGGCCCGCCTTCTTGGCCTGGAACAGCCACTTCACGGCGCCGACCGCCTGGGTCGAGGTCATGCCGACCGGCTTGTCGAGCAGCACCCAGCCATCGACGTCGCGCTTGGGGCGGCGCTTCTTGGGCGCCTCCTTGGCAGCTTCCCGGGCGGCTTCCTGGGGAACGGTGTCGGCGGGGTGCAGGGTTTCCTGGTCGAGCGGGGCGTTCATATCTCGTCCTCTTGATCGGGTTCGTCGCCGTCGAGGTCGCGCTGCACCTGCGGCGAGCGCAGCAGCGCGTCGATGCGGGCGCCTTCCTCGAAGGAGGTGTCGATGCGGAACCGCAGATCGGGGACGAATTTCAGCTCGACCCGGCGGGCGATTTCCCCGCGCAGCGGCTTGGCGTTGGTCGCCAGCGCGTCGATCGCCGCCTTCGGGTCCTTGCCGCCGAGCGGCATGACGAAGCAGGTGGCGATCTTGAGGTCCGGGCTCATGCGCACCTCGGGGACCGTGATCATCACCCGGGTCAGGGCCGGATCGGGCAGGTCCCCGCGCGAGAGGATCTCGGAGAGGGCATGGCGCACCAGTTCGCCCACGCGAAGCTGGCGCTGGCTCGGGCCGGAGCCCGAGGCCGCTTTGTTCTTCATGATGTTCAAACCTTCATGGCCCCCGCCCGCGAAACGGGATGACGGGGCCGGCCTCGACCGGAGCGAGCGGGCTTGGACCGCTCGTTCCCGTGGATGTTGCGTCCCGGCGGGACGCGAGGCCCCCCGCGTGCGGGGAGCCCCTGATGGCGCCGCGACGGAGTCGCGAGCGTCAGAGCGTGCGCTGCACGACCTCGACGCGGTAGCACTCGATGACGTCGCCGGCGCGCATGTCCTGGTAGTTCTCGAAGGACATGCCGCATTCCTGGCCGGCCTGCACCACGTTGACCGCATCCTTGAAGCGGTTGAGCGTGGCGAGCTTGCCCTCGTGGATCACGACGTTTTCGCGGATCAGGCGGACATGCTGGCCGCGTTCCACCGTGCCGTCGGTGACGAGGCAGCCGGCGACCTTGCCCACCTTGGAGACCGCGAAGATCTCCTTGATGACGGCATTGCCGAGCATGGTCTCGCGGTTGATCGGGGCGAGCAGGCCGCCCATCGCCGCCTTCACGTCATCCACGAGGTCGTAGATGATGTTGTAGTAGCGGATCTCGATGCCGGCACGGTCGGCCGCGTCGCGGGCTTCCTTGTTGGCGCGCACGTTGAACGCGATGATCGCCGCGCCGGCCGTCTCGGCCAGCGTCACGTCGCTCTCGTTCACGCCGCCGGCGCCGGAGTGGATGATCCGGGCCTGCACCTCGTCGGTGCCGAGCTTCTCCAGCGAGGAGATGATCGCCTCGACCGAACCCGACACGTCGCCCTTGATGATGAGCGGGAATTCCTTCCGGCCGGCCGTCTTGGCCTGGCTCATCATCTGCTCCAGCGAGCCGCGGACAGTGGCGGAACGTGCCGCCGCCTTCTCGCGCTTCTGGCGCTGGCGATAGTCGGTGATCTCGCGGGCGCGGGCTTCGCTCTCGACCACCGCGAGGCGGTCGCCCGCCTCCGGCGTGCCGTTGAAGCCGAGCACCTCGACCGGGAAGGACGGGCCGGCGGTGGCGACATTGGCGCCCTTGTCGTCGATCAGGGCGCGCACGCGGCCGAACTCGGCGCCGGCGACCACGATGTCGCCGACACGCAGCGTGCCGCGCTGGACGAGGACGGTCGCCACCGGGCCGCGGCCACGGTCGAGCTTGGCCTCGATGACGGTGCCTTCCGCGACGCGGTTCGGGTTCGCCTTGAGGTCGAGCACTTCCGCCTGAAGGGTGATCGCCTCCAGCAGCTTGTCGAGATTGGTCTGCGCCTTGGCCGAGACCTCGACCTCGAGCGTGTCGCCGCCGAGGCTTTCCACCTGGACCTCGTACTGCAGCAGTTCGCTGCGCACGCGCTCCGGCTTGGCGTCGGGCTTGTCGACCTTGTTGATCGCCACGATGAGCGGCACCTTCGCCGCGCGGGCGTGGTTGATCGCCTCGATGGTCTGGGGCATCACGCCGTCATCGGCCGCCACCACCAGCACCACGATGTCCGTCACCTTGGCGCCACGGGCGCGCATGGCGGTGAACGCGGCGTGGCCGGGCGTGTCGATGAAGGTGATCTTGCCGCCGAGCGGCGAGGTGACCTGATAGGCGCCGATGTGCTGGGTGATGCCGCCGGCCTCGCCGGACACGACATTCGCCTTGCGGATGGCGTCGAGCAGCGAGGTCTTGCCGTGGTCGACATGGCCCATGATGGTGACGACCGGCGGGCGCGACACCAGTTCCTCGGCGGTGTCGGCCGTGTCGAACAGGCCTTCCTCGACGTCGGATTCGGCGACGCGGCGCACGGTGTGGCCGAGTTCCTCGGCGATCAGCTGGGCGGTGTCGGCGTCGATCACGTCGGTGATCTTCACCATCTGGCCCTGCTTCATCAGCAGGCGGATGACGTCCACCGCGCGCTCGGCCATGCGGTTGGCGAGCTCCTGGATGGAGATCGTCTCCGGGACCGTGACCTCGCGGGCGATCTTTTCCTTGGTCTCGACATGGCGATGGCCGCTCATGCGCTGGGTGCGGCGGCGGAACGCCGCAACCGAACGCTGGCGCTCGTCGTCGCCCGATTGGGCGGTGACGACGGTGAGGCGGCCGCGATTCTTCTCGGCGCCGGCCGCCGGGCGGGTCGGCTTGGCCGGTGCGGCCGGACGCGCCGGGGCGCCGCCGGGACCGCGACGGACGGGACGGCGATCGTCCTCCTCGGCATCCATCTGCGGGCCGCGCGGCGTGGCGACGCGCGGGGCGCCGGCGACCGGGGCGGCATTGGCGGCCGGAGCGGAGGTGGAGGGCTGGGCCGGGCGGGAAGGCGCGGCGCCGGCCGCCGGAGCGGCCGAGGCGTCCTCGCCGAAGCGCTTGCGCGCCTCCTGCTCGGACTTGCGGCGGGCTTCCTCGTCGAAGGCGCGGCGCGCGTCTTCCTCGCGCTTGCGGGCCTCGGCGGCGTCGCGCTCGATCTTCTCGCGCGCTTCGCGCTCGGCGCGGCGGCGGGATTCTTCCTCGGCGTTGCGGCGCTCCTCGGCCTCGCGCAGGCGGGCATCCTGCAGCGCGGCGGTGCGGGCGCGGGCCTCCTCCTCGGTGAGGGTGCGCAGCACCACGCCGCCGGGGCGCGAGCCCTGGGGGGCGGGGCGCGGGGAGGAAAGATTGGCGCCCGGAGCCGGCTGGGTGCGCAGCGGCGGACGGCCGCCCTGCGGCTGCGGCGGCTGGGCCGGACGCGCTGCCTGCGGAGCGGCGGGAGCGGATGCCTGCGGAGCGGCAGGCGCAGCCGAGGGGGCCTCGGGCTTGTCGCCCGGGCCGAGCACACGGCGCTTAACCTTCTCCACCACGACGGACTTGGACCGTCCATGGCTGAAGCTCTGGCGGACGACGCCCTGCTCGACAGGTCGCTTGAGCGTGAGGGTCTTGCCCCCCTGGCCGGATCCCTGGCCAACGCCCACCGTCTTCTCGCCCGGGTTCTTCGTATCGTTCATTCGATATCCGTTCCTGTGCCGCCCCGCCTCATGCGGGAAGGCGTCACTTCCGTCCGCCAGCCTGCTTATTCGGCACGCCAGCCTTCGAGTCTTCTTATGCGCGCGAGGAACCCCGCGCTCGTCGGATGCGCGAGCAGCGCAGCATGTACCACATTTGACCGCCCGAGCGCCAAGTCCAATTGCACCCCGGCGAGGGCGTCGACGCGGGCGATCTCGCGACCGGCCGCCTCGGCGATCCGCCGGGCCAGCGCGTCGAGCTTGGCCGTCCCGTCGGGAGCGGCCTCGCCCGAATGCACCAGCACGGCGGCCTTTCCGCTCTGCAACGCCTCGATCACCTTGGCGTTGCCGGCCACCACCTGACCCGCCTTGTTGGCGAGGGCGAGGGCGGCGATCACGTCCTTCTCCAGCAGCTGCCCGACCAGATCGGCCAGCGCCGGCTCGGCGCGGGCCGGATCGATCCGGACCTTGCCGCGGAAGGCGCGCGCGAACGCCTTCCTGCGGATCGCCTCGGCCAGCGCCGACCGCCGCGCGGTCACCCACGCGCCGCGCCCGGGAAGCCGGGCGTTGATGTCCGGCACCACCGTGCCGTCGGGCGCCACGACGAAGCGCAGCAATTCCTCCACCGGCCGCACCGTGCGGCTGGCGATGCACTGCCGGGCCGGGGCGCGGGCCGCGTCGGCGAGCCCCGCATCGGTCAGGCCGGCATCGTCCGCCCCGGCGTCCCCGGCGCCGGCCTGAGCCGTCGCGCTGAGTGCCGTCTCGTCCTGCACCGGCCCGTCCTCCCCTTCACCCGTCCGCACGATCGTCCGCGCGGTCCGCTCAGGCCTGCGTCTCGCCGGCCTCGGGTTCCTCGGCAACGTCCTCGGCCTCGCCAGCGGCGAGATCCTCGGCGGTGATCCAGCCGGCCTTGACGCGGGCCTGCATGATCAGGGCCTCGGCATCCTCGCGGGAGAGCTGGAAGCCCTCCAGCGCGCCGGCGACGCGCACGACTTCGCCGTCCTTGCGCTCGGTCCAGCCGACGAGATCGTCGGTGGCGCAGCCGGCGAGGTCCTCGACCGACTTGATGTCGTTCTCGCCGAACGCCACCAGCATCAGCGAGGTCACGCCCGGCACTTCCCGCAGCTCGTCCTCGACGCCGAGTTCCCGGCGGCGGGCGTCGAGATCGGCTTCGACCTGCGCCAGATGACCCAGCGCGCGGTTCTGCAGCTCCTGGGCGGTGTCCTCGTCGAGGCCCTCGATGCCGGCGAGCTCGCCCAGCGGCACATAGGCGATTTCCTCGACCGTGGCGAAGCCTTCGGAGGCGAGGAGCTGGCCCATCATCTCGTCGAGATCCAGCGCCTCGGCGAAGATCTTCGAGCGCTCGGCGAATTCCTTCTGGCGCCGCTCGCTTTCCTCGGCCTCGGTCATGATGTCGATGTCCCAGCCGGTAAGCTGGGAGGCGAGGCGCACATTCTGGCCGCGACGGCCGATCGCCAGGCTCAATTGGGCATCCGGGACCACGACTTCAATACGCTCGCGGTCCTCGTCGAGCACGACCTTGACCACTTCGGCCGGGGCGAGCGCGTTGACGATGAAGGTGGCCACATCCGGCGACCACGGGATGATGTCGATCTTCTCGCCCTGCAGCTCGTTGACCACGGCCTGCACGCGCGAGCCGCGCATGCCGACGCAGGCGCCGACCGGATCCACCGAGGAATCGCGCGAGGTGACGGCGATCTTGGCGCGCGAGCCGGGGTCGCGGGCGACCGCCTTGATCTCGACGATGCCGTCATAGATCTCCGGCACTTCCTGCGCGAACAGCTTCGCCATGAACTGGGGATGGGTGCGCGAGAGGAAGATCTGCGGGCCGCGCTGTTCGCGGCGCACATCGTAGACATAGGCGCGGATGCGGTCGCTGGTCTTGAACACTTCGCGCGGCAGCAGCTCGTCGCGGCGCAGCGAGGCCTCGCTGCGGCCGAGGTCGACGACGACGTTGCCGTATTCGACGCGCTTGACCGAGCCGTTGACGATCTCGCCGATGCGGTCCTTGTATTCCTCGTACTGCCGGTCGCGCTCGGCCTCGCGCACCTTCTGCACGATGACCTGTTTTGCGCTTTGCGCGGCAATGCGGCCGAAGTCGAAGGGCGGCAGCGTGTCGGCGATGGAGTCGCCGATCTGCGCGGCCGGGTTCAGGCGGCGGGCGCCGCTGAGCTCGATCTCGACCGCCGGGTTCTCGATCTGGTCGACCACCAGCAAATGGCGGGCGAGGCGCAGTTCGCCGGTGCGCGGGTTGATCTCCGCGTGAATGTCGGTCTCGGCGCCGTAGCGCGAGCGCGCCGCTTTCGCGATCGCGTCCTCCATGGCGGCGATGACGATGCTCCGGTCGATCGACTTCTCGCGCGCGACCGCGTCGGCGATCTGCAGGAGTTCGAGCCGGTTTGCGCTGACAACGGCCATCAGGGCGTCTCCTTCGCGATGGATTTGCGTTTGGCGTTGGATTTCTTGCCGGGCTTGGCGGCGCCCTTGGGCTTGAGCATCGGGCCGGGGGAGGCCTTGGCCTTCGGCTTGCCGCGCACCGGCATCTTCTTCGGCGGGACGACGCGCTGGGCGAGGCTCTCGTCCGCCTCCTCGCCATCCTCGTCGTCGAGCGGCACGTCGCTGAGATCGGCGCCGTCCACCTCGTCCTCTTCGAGCCCCGCGCTCTCGCGCAGCGCCTTGTCGCGGCGCAGCGCGTCGCGGATCAGCGCGTCGGTCATCACGAGGCGGGCCTCGCCGATATCGGCGATGGGCAGGGCCACGGTGTCGGGCGTGTCGGCGGGAGCGTCGGGCAGGCGCACCAGCGCCTCCGCGCTTTCGCCTTCCCCGCCCCGCGTGCCAACGAGAATGCCGCGGAAGCGCTTGCGCCCGTCCACCGGCACGGCCATCTCGACCTTGAGGTCGTGGCCGGCCCAGCGCTCGAAATCGGAAACGCGCACCAGCGGCCGGTCGATGCCGGGCGAGGACATTTCCAGATTATAGGCGCCGGTGATCGGGTCCTCGACGTCGAGCACCGGCGAGATGGCACGGCTCGCCGTCTCGCATTCGTCGATGCCGAAGCCGCCATCGGGGCGTTCGGCCATGATCTGAAGGGTCGGCGGGCTGCCGCCGGAGATCTTCGCCCGCACGAGGCGGAAGCCGAGGCCCTCGAGAACCGGGCCGACAATGGCGGCGACCCGCGCCGCCGGCCCGGACTCGGTCACGAGACGCGGTTCGTCGAGCCGGCCTTCCGGCGTGCCGCTGGCGTTGGTGGCGTGGGCTTCGTGTTCGCTCATCGTCCTCGTCGGATCGCGTGCCGATCCGCAATGAAAAAAGAGCGGGCTCCGGAGGCGGAACCCACTCTCAACCGACCGGATCGTCGTTTGTGAGATCGTTGAATGGGGGGCTTATACAGCCAAACCGCCTTTGCGCGCAAGCGGCGGCAACCCGGCGCCCGGCCGGCCGCCGCCTGCGGCCGGGGCGGTCCCTTGCCGGCGGCGCGGCGCCGTCGCATAAGCGCCTCATGTCCCGCCTGCCGACCGATCCTGCGCCCGACGGGGCGCTGCGCGAGCGTGCCCCTGCAAAGGTGAACCTCACCTTGCGGGTGCTCGGCCGGCGCGCCGACGGCTATCACGATCTGTCGAGCCTTGTCGCCTTCGCCGGCACCGGCGACCGGCTGGCGCTCGCGCCGGGTGCCGGGCTCTCGCTGGCGCTGGCCGGGCCGGGCGCCGCCACGCTGGCGGCCGACGCCGACAATCTCGTGCTGCGCGCCGCGCGCCACCTTGCCGAACGCGTGCCCGGGCTCCTCGCCGGACGCTTCACGCTGGACAAGCGGCTGCCGGTCGCCTCCGGCATTGGCGGCGGCTCGGCCGACGCGGCGGCGGCGCTCCGGCTGCTGGCGCGGGCCAACGAGCTCGCCGCGGGCGATCCCCGGCTGTTCGAGGCGGCGCTGGCCACCGGCTCGGATGTGCCCGCCTGCCTGTTCGGGCGCTCCTGCCTGATGGAAGGGCGCGGCGAGGCACTGGCGCCGGTGGCGTTGCCCCGTTTCGGCGCCGTGCTGGTCAATCCGCGCCTGCCGGTGGCGACCGCCGACGTCTTCCGGGCGCTGGCGCTCGCGCCCGCCA comes from Ancylobacter sp. TS-1 and encodes:
- the pnp gene encoding polyribonucleotide nucleotidyltransferase, which gives rise to MFDIHREELDWGGRTLVLETGRMARQADGAVFASYGDTTVLATAVSAKAPKPGQDFFPLTVNYQEKAYAAGRIPGGYFKREGRPSEKETLVSRLIDRPIRPLFPDGYKNDTQVVVTVLSHDLENDPDIVSLVAASAALTLSGVPFLGPVGAARVGFIDNEYVLNPTVDEVKESALDLVVAGTADAVLMVESEAKELAEDVMLGAVMFGHRHFQPVIDAIIRLAEKAAKEPRDFAAPDHSALETELRALIEADLRAAYKIARKQDRYEAVGAAKSKAKAHYAALAAEGKAVPDTQVLGEVLKELEAKIVRWTILDDGVRIDGRDTRTVRPILSQVGVLPRAHGSALFTRGETQALVVATLGTGEDEQYIDSLEGTYKERFLLHYNFPPFSVGETGRMGSPGRREIGHGKLAWRAMHPVLPPAHEFPYTLRAVSEILESNGSSSMATVCGTSLALMDAGVPLRRPVAGIAMGLILEGEKFAVLSDILGDEDHLGDMDFKVAGTDKGVTALQMDIKIAGITEEIMKVALGQAQEGRMHILGEMSKALTGARAELGEHAPRIEVIQIPVDKIREVIGSGGKVIREIVEKTGAKINIEDDGTVKVASASGESIKAALNWIKSIASEPEIGQIYEGTVVKVVDFGAFVNFFGAKDGLVHVSQLAKERVAKPSDVVKEGDKVKVKLLGFDERGKTRLSMKVVDQATGEDLEAKGKGDDAEAGAAE
- the rpsO gene encoding 30S ribosomal protein S15, translating into MSITAERKQALIKEYATKPNDTGSAEVQVAILTERIANLTGHFKGHAKDNHSRRGLLKMVSARRGLLDYLKKTEEARYKSLIQRLGIRR
- a CDS encoding nuclear transport factor 2 family protein; this translates as MSIELPAAIAAYFDADGKDGAAIARCFTPDGAVKDEGQFHRGHDAIAGWKAKASSRYNYTSEPVAVRRDGNRLIVTARVTGNFPGSPVDLRYAFTLEGERIALLEIAP
- a CDS encoding helix-turn-helix domain-containing protein, coding for MASTHEKVSLLPASEPVAHTRESAASGVEQALKLLEGRWKLVILFHLFGGRVLRFSDLERAIPAISQKMLAQQLRRMEADGVVRRVVYPQVPPKVEYALTDWGQALCPALDALLNWAAARPQAQFDVASLTPAAPGGKAETAG
- the truB gene encoding tRNA pseudouridine(55) synthase TruB codes for the protein MNAPLDQETLHPADTVPQEAAREAAKEAPKKRRPKRDVDGWVLLDKPVGMTSTQAVGAVKWLFQAKKAGHAGTLDPLASGCLPIALGEATKTVPFVMDGRKVYRFTVRWGVETDTDDSEGQPVVTSDSRPTREAILDLLPAFRGEIEQVPPCFSALKINGERAYDLARDGIEVELAARTVVIHSLELVEQPDADHAVFEAECGKGTYVRSLARDFGRALGARGHISALRRTRVGTFPEEELIPLAKLREVSEAMDDAPPMYALRPVEIGLDTLPSLRVSPAEASRLAHGQPIILRGRDAPILEGPVAITAGGRLVALGEAEAGEIHPKRIFHSGK
- the rbfA gene encoding 30S ribosome-binding factor RbfA; this translates as MKNKAASGSGPSQRQLRVGELVRHALSEILSRGDLPDPALTRVMITVPEVRMSPDLKIATCFVMPLGGKDPKAAIDALATNAKPLRGEIARRVELKFVPDLRFRIDTSFEEGARIDALLRSPQVQRDLDGDEPDQEDEI
- the infB gene encoding translation initiation factor IF-2, yielding MNDTKNPGEKTVGVGQGSGQGGKTLTLKRPVEQGVVRQSFSHGRSKSVVVEKVKRRVLGPGDKPEAPSAAPAAPQASAPAAPQAARPAQPPQPQGGRPPLRTQPAPGANLSSPRPAPQGSRPGGVVLRTLTEEEARARTAALQDARLREAEERRNAEEESRRRAEREAREKIERDAAEARKREEDARRAFDEEARRKSEQEARKRFGEDASAAPAAGAAPSRPAQPSTSAPAANAAPVAGAPRVATPRGPQMDAEEDDRRPVRRGPGGAPARPAAPAKPTRPAAGAEKNRGRLTVVTAQSGDDERQRSVAAFRRRTQRMSGHRHVETKEKIAREVTVPETISIQELANRMAERAVDVIRLLMKQGQMVKITDVIDADTAQLIAEELGHTVRRVAESDVEEGLFDTADTAEELVSRPPVVTIMGHVDHGKTSLLDAIRKANVVSGEAGGITQHIGAYQVTSPLGGKITFIDTPGHAAFTAMRARGAKVTDIVVLVVAADDGVMPQTIEAINHARAAKVPLIVAINKVDKPDAKPERVRSELLQYEVQVESLGGDTLEVEVSAKAQTNLDKLLEAITLQAEVLDLKANPNRVAEGTVIEAKLDRGRGPVATVLVQRGTLRVGDIVVAGAEFGRVRALIDDKGANVATAGPSFPVEVLGFNGTPEAGDRLAVVESEARAREITDYRQRQKREKAAARSATVRGSLEQMMSQAKTAGRKEFPLIIKGDVSGSVEAIISSLEKLGTDEVQARIIHSGAGGVNESDVTLAETAGAAIIAFNVRANKEARDAADRAGIEIRYYNIIYDLVDDVKAAMGGLLAPINRETMLGNAVIKEIFAVSKVGKVAGCLVTDGTVERGQHVRLIRENVVIHEGKLATLNRFKDAVNVVQAGQECGMSFENYQDMRAGDVIECYRVEVVQRTL
- a CDS encoding RNA-binding protein, translating into MRTGEGEDGPVQDETALSATAQAGAGDAGADDAGLTDAGLADAARAPARQCIASRTVRPVEELLRFVVAPDGTVVPDINARLPGRGAWVTARRSALAEAIRRKAFARAFRGKVRIDPARAEPALADLVGQLLEKDVIAALALANKAGQVVAGNAKVIEALQSGKAAVLVHSGEAAPDGTAKLDALARRIAEAAGREIARVDALAGVQLDLALGRSNVVHAALLAHPTSAGFLARIRRLEGWRAE